The region ctattattatagagctctgatcagcctataacattatctattattatagagctctgatcagcctataacatgacattatctattattatagagctctgatcagcctataacatgacattatctattattatagagctctgatcagcctataaacatgacattatctattattatagagctctgttcagcctataaacatgacattatctattattatagagctctgatcagcctatacacatgacattatctattattatagagttctgctcagcctataaacatgatctattattatagagctctaatcagcctataaacatgacattatctattattatagagctctgttcagcctataaacatgacatgatctattattatagagctctgttcagcctataaacatgacattatctattattatagagctctgttcagcctataaacatgacattatctattattatagagctctgctcagcctgtaaacatgacattatctattattatagagctctgatcagcctgtaaacatgacattatctattattatagagctctgatcagcctggaaacatgacattatctattattatagagctctgatcagcctgtaaacatgacattatctattattatagagctctgatcagcctgtaaacatgacattatctattattatagagctctgctcagcctataaacatgacattatctattattatagagctctgatcagcctgaagacatgacattatctattattatagagctctgatcagcctataaacatgacattatctattattatagagctctgttcagcctataaacatgacattatctattattatagagctctgctcagcctataaacatgacattatctattattatagagctctgttcagcctataaacatgacattatctattattatagagctctgatcagcctataaacattatctattattatagagctctgttcagcctataaacatgacattatctattattatagcgctgtgctcagcctataaacatgatctattattatagagctctgctcagcctataaacatgatctattattatagagctctgctcagcctataaacatgacattatctattattatagagctctgctcagcctgtaaacatgacattatctattattatagagctgtgctcagcctgtaaacattacattatttattattatagagctctgttcagcctataaacatgacattatctattattatagagctctgctcagcctatagacatgacattatctattattatacagctctgctcagcctataaacatgatctattattatacagctctgctcagcctataaacatgacattatctattattatagagctctgctcagcctaaaatACGACATTATGTAGCCTGGCAGGtaggagccagtaaccgaaaggttgctggatcaaatccccgagctgacaaggtaaaaacgctgtcattctgcccctgagcaaggaagttaacccactgttccctggctgccgatgacgtggatgtctattaaggcagccccgcacacctctctgattcagaggggttgggttaaatacgggacacacatttcagttgaatccattcagttgactaggtatccccctttccctattgtagagctctgctcagcctataaacatgtgaGAAAGATTAGATTTTATgttctacattattattattattagggcgGCCACCAAGTTTTTATTAAATTATGTAATGTTCTGAAAACTGACTTCAGGTTTTTGAGGAATCTAGCCTCACAGGAAGACAGTTTTATTTTATGGAGGTTTAATTCAGTTCTCTGTTTAATATTTAACTAAAAACTCTGTTTGTCTTTGGTAGGAGAGGGACcagactctcactctgacagcAGGGAGACTCCTTTAggggaaccagacccagagacgcccaaaccagcgagacaacaccactgttcccagtgtggaaagcgtTTTAAGTGGTTAAGGAACCTGAAAGTACATGAGAGAACGCATACAGGAGAAAACCCTTACGaatgctcccactgtggaaagagttttaccaagttagggaacctaaaagagcatgagaggacacacacaagagaaaagagtttccaatgttcccagtgtggaaagaggttTACCCAGTTACGGTACCTGAAACAACATGAAGAAATACACACAGAAGATAGGAAGACctaccactgctctcagtgtggaaagatatTTACTGGGTTAGGGAACCTGAAAATACATATGAGAAGACACTCTGGAGAGAAGCCGtaccactgttcccactgtgtaaagagttttactcagttagggagcctgaaacCACATGAGAGGGGACAcaatggagagaagccttatcactgttcccactgtggaagGAATTTTAGGTGGTATGCGAGCCTGAaggagcatgagagaatacacacaggagaaaagccttaccactgttccaattgtgaaaagagttttacccaTCGAGGGAGCCTGAAagcgcatgagagaatacactcaggagaaaagccttacaaaTGTTCCCGATGTGAAAAGAGTTTTACCCGGTTAGGGAGCTTGAAAaagcatgagagaacacacacaggagaaaagcctttccaacatactaatacacaggaggagaagacataccactgctctcattgtgaaaatacattttcccagtcagaggacctgaaatcacacgagagaatagagaggctgtgttctgacttatgtttttgattgagaaattgtgtttttgttcattctACATTAAATAATATTGTATGAATGAAATCATACTGAAAAATAGGTCTACATGTTTTTCCAGCTCAAGACATGATCATGTCGAAAATCGGATTAAAagagtaaaaaaaatgttttgattatGAACTTAAGATTGATTGAATGCAAGTGTAAACCCCTAAATGTTGTTCACTATATCATTGGGATATTTCAAACATGTTAATTATTAAATAGATTGATATtagtatttcttcattcagattgTCATTGTAAATGCGTATTGGTTCTCAATTGACAtatctgattaaataaatgtgaaataaagtaaatgccatattatttttgggaagtctatttggttctatgttgggactataagaatattttgaagataaatacacaaggcagagtacgagagagacagaggacgagaggtcagtacagtactaacaaccaatggaaatagtgttttttcctgtaatagggagttattgatcagtggttcagcaacatgggaggatgtagatgtacactaccgttcaacagtttggggtcacttagaaataaccttgtttttaaaagaaagccattttttgtccattaaaataacatcaaattgatctgaaatacagtgtagacattgttaatgttgtaaatgactattgtagctggaaacagatgattattaatggaatatctacataggcgtacagaggcccattatcagcaaccatcactcctgtgttcctatggcacgttgtgttagttaatccaagtttatcattttaaaaggctaattgatcattagaaaacccttttacaattatgttagcacagctgaaaactgttgttatgattaaagaagcaataaaactggtcttctttagactagttgagtatctggagcatcaatgtaacctctcaaattcatagacaggtgTCGCGTCTTTTTTACCCAAAAGTAGTTTTTTACCCGGAGACTGTAGTGCTActttctcaaaatgaacataaatgCTGTAGGGGGAGGGTTCTGGTGTTTTACCAGGAGACTGGGGCCGATCCCCATTTAGGAATGTATGTCTTGCTTACTCACACTCTGCATGTGTTGATACCTGGCTGAAAACCCTCACAGttgttggccaacagattttgtcatggagttttcattcaatagggtttagaGTACATTTCATCTTAAGCCATTCTTTTAAATACGGTAATACCTTTAATTAGAATGTTGTGCCTTTAAATACCTTTTCATTCTAATTTTGTTGACGGACTCAATAGAATACACGGAGTCAGAAACTAGGGATCAATTCAAGAAAGTCATCATTCGTCTCTGTTTCAAcaccaactggtagatttaaaaatactctgatcttgtagattatttaggtacattttagggttaggaaagtatgtatgaatcataaaaacaatagtcctataaatctaccctaattctTACTAATCATGGAAGTTTGATGACAACGGCCCAatcctacatttacataagtgttcagacccttaactcagtactttgttgaaacacctttggcagcgattacagccttgagtcttcttgggtatgacactagaagcttggcacaactgtatttggggagtttctcccattcttctctgcagatcctctcaagctctgtcaggttggatggggagcatcgctgcacaactattttcaggtctctccagagatgtttgatcgggttcaagtccgggctctggctggaccactcaaggacaacagtgcaataatatgtaacaacttcacaacaaatacacacatctaaagtaaaggaatggaattaagaatatataaatatttggacgagcaatgtcagagtggcatagactaaaatacagtagaatagtatagaatacagtatatacatatgagatgagtaatacatagacagatacagtagaataggatagaatacagtatatacatatgagatgagtaatgcatagatagatacagtagaataggatagaatacagtatatacatatgtgatgagtaatacatagacagatacagtagaataggatagaacctagtctgttcattatatacttctacatgatgtattgttac is a window of Salmo salar unplaced genomic scaffold, Ssal_v3.1, whole genome shotgun sequence DNA encoding:
- the LOC123732682 gene encoding zinc finger protein 391 codes for the protein MSSLNYSPPVKEEEVCWTEKEALGLNIVVKEEKEEEDVTVKQEVEGEAVTVKEEEKDVSVKEEDAFRVKEEEDVTVKEEEEVKEEDVVFEVKEGKQGERTVILTEESGDLITTREGPDSHSDSRETPLGEPDPETPKPARQHHCSQCGKRFKWLRNLKVHERTHTGENPYECSHCGKSFTKLGNLKEHERTHTREKSFQCSQCGKRFTQLRYLKQHEEIHTEDRKTYHCSQCGKIFTGLGNLKIHMRRHSGEKPYHCSHCVKSFTQLGSLKPHERGHNGEKPYHCSHCGRNFRWYASLKEHERIHTGEKPYHCSNCEKSFTHRGSLKAHERIHSGEKPYKCSRCEKSFTRLGSLKKHERTHTGEKPFQHTNTQEEKTYHCSHCENTFSQSEDLKSHERIERLCSDLCF